The nucleotide sequence CATAACAGTTTTACAGAGAATTTGTACAATATGCCATGAAATTCTATACATGCTCCCCCCATCCCCTTTTTATTCAGTCATAATCAAACAAACAGTAGTTAGACAGGAATAATAAGCATTCACttccaaaaagaaaactttggCATGTATACAACTGGCTAGTTAAAAGTAAACAGTGGTAGATTCAAGTCAGAAAGAGACCCACTCATTTTGTTTCACAGCATTTTTGATCAGGATGAAGCTTCCCAGCACTACTTTCTAGTTAATacaaaaatgaggatttttttcagtcctgAACACACTCTTACAGGACAAAACCATGTTAAAATGCTCAGCTCAAACTCTAAAAGGTGTCAGCTTCAAGGAAGCTTAGGTCAAAGGGATTTTGCACACATTGGTTTGGTCATGAATAAAACCTTTAAAGGTTTGCTCATGTTCCTGAACTCTGAGCTATTTCACCACTTGGCACCACTGCAACTTCTCCTTTGAATTAGAAAAAGCAGTTTGCTCAGAAGTCATGTCCACTGCAGGAGTGCCAGAAAAATCTCAAGTTTGCACTGGGCCCATCTTCTGCCTTGAGTTTCTGCCACTGCTCTTGGCCCCCTACATACCTTCCTAGTCATctaaaaaaggagggaaaactATTTGCAAGGCATTTCTTCCTGGCATACAGCAGACAATGCTTCCATTtcaaaaaccagaaagcaaTGAAAGAACCCCTGAAttattaataagaaaaaaaacaagcctCCTTTGACAAGAATTACTGGTGATTCTCCAAGTACTTacaaaaaatacagtatttataCAGCCTCTCCAGAACGATTATAATTaacatattttaatgtaatactaacaaaataaatccagagATACAAATGGTTGCACTTCAAAGCAGGAATATCCACCCCAGATGTTGATTTTGCTGCAATTTCATTATTGCTGTGGAACAGAGAGTGGTTAAGTCATGTCAATACGAGCCTCTCTTTCTTATACCCATCAGAGTATCTAATTTGGAAACGTTCTCCAGCAAGTCAGAATACATTTACTGTCATTTTTACAGTTCCTGCTAAATGTCTGTGATCCAAAGTTGACTGAACCATGGTGCAACAGGGCACAAATGGCcaaagagcagaggcaggaagggcagAACAAGTAGAGGAGTTCAAGTCAGACTCACTACTTCTTATTCCTGGGcttcagctcttctgctgcatttcgcagaaaaatgtagtttttcttctgtggatTATAGAATTCGTGACCCTAGAGACAAAAATAATCTACAATTACtctcttcaaagaaaaaatatcagcattACTTAAAATGTAAGAATATGAATATTCCAAGAGTTTGGTTTATTAAGATTTTATCTTAAAGCCTTTAAGACCTATGATATTGGACCACACTGGTGAATTAGGAACAGCTTACTTGAACAAGCAATTACAAGAATTAGACatataaagtaaaatttaaGAGACTTTTATCCATttctaaattataaaatatttttgattaaaaaaaataatataccTCTAAATTCTACTTTACAAATACAGCCTAGGAACTCAGTATGATTTCTCCTAGAAGTCAttcaaggcagagaaaaaaccaaacctttaATGGCCACCCAGCTTCACTTTCTGTTTTCTATCTTTTAAATGACATAAGGTCACATTTTTTCCAAGTGAAGCCCAGGCTCTACAGGCAACTGCAGAgttttctcttccccagctgcagatGCAAATGTCCTGTTTTGCATATCATTTTCATACACATTACCAAATTAATGCCCAAGTATCCAAATCAGGGAGAGTAAACAGCAATAAAGCTACTGAGGTCCAGCATTCAAGTTGGAAATTACCATCGCCATGGACAAGAAATGgctctgggaaggaaggaaggttaGTACTTAGCACCAACTGATTTTACTATTTAATACTGGTTTACAGATCTGAAAGTCTACCCAAGCAGCAGAAGTGAAGAATTCATCTGCCCTGGCAccaacaaatattttaatgtggGCAGAGGACTAAATATGATGCAGTGAATTAAAATTTAGCTCTCTGTGGCATGCAACTGAATTAATCTATGTGATTTCTGCATTCATTTCACCCAAAACCACAAGGAACATTATCCTCCAAGCACCATGAAAATCAGTTACATTCCAAGcttgctgccctccctcctttAACTATTAGGAAGCATTGATTTTCCACAGATCATGGtttgctgtggttctgctgCATCTGTATTGTTAAGTGTGGAAGAGAAATACATAAACAAGCACCATCAAAAGCCTCACTAAGTGGCAGTGAAAATTTAATAGAGAGCATTCAAACACTGGGTTAAGTGTTTATAATCACAGTGACAGCTTTTttccctgcaccagcagcagagatgtgcaTTTCACAAGCTCTGTGGGAAGCTGTCAGGGTGCCACGCTGCCCTGTGACACTGCCCACGGCACAACGTGTGTGAGCAACCATAGCAACCTCTGAATCAGCAAATTTACAGTTTGCTCATCCACATTTGTAAACCAGCATCATTTAGCAATCCtgtccagctggagctgaaacACCACAAATTCACAGCTTCAATGTTTAACTTCATCAGGTGGCCAAAATGGCCATTTTAAGTTCTCTTAGAAATCAGAAAGGTTGACCTACTACTTATAAAAAACACCAAAGGCTTCACAAGAAGAAGAGTCTTGGTTGTCAACTGAAAGTATGACCACGAGTCTAAAGCCTTCTTACCTTTGACCAATCATAGCTGGAAGCATAAGCAAATATATTGCCATTGTGGTTGAAACAACAAGCAGATATTGGCTGgtccagctgctctgaggttTTTAGCTTTGTCCGTGCATCTTTATCCCAGAAGCTGAATCTCCCATCAGACCCTACTGTGGCCAGAGTACCATGGACAGGGTGGAATGCAATCCCATTAACCTGCAGAACCACACAGAACACCATGAAAAACACCATGATGGACACACTCTCAGAAGGTGTGATGAAGTCTACAAGagtaaatacattaaatttcaattaaataCAGCtcttaaatctttaaaatttctttggagaaaaaaatccccaaccaaagaaaaaccaccaaaacaacaagaaaaacacCATCTTTTTGGCTTAGTACGTAATAATTCAATGCATAATGCTATTACACAACCATTGCTTCAATATCTGCAAAATCAACAAGTTGAATCTGTTGACAAGCAGATCCAATGAAAGTGCTTGTTTTATGGGAGTAtaaaaaattgccttttctcTTAAAGAATGACTGTGACAGATCTTTAAATGTGTCTTAGCCTTAGGCAAGATAAAAGGTGAAGGAGAACAATTCAGAGCCAACTTTACATTAGAAGTATACAGTGTATATATGATACATGTTGGATACTCACAGCATAGATGTCCTGAGGTGCTGATGTGTTTGTTCCATTGGAGCGATGgcatttaaaagtgaaattatcTTTTGCActggaaaggaaattaaaaagttaaaaatattttttaaaaaagcttttaatttccatCACTGTGACCTAAGCAATAAAGAGAGGATGTTTTATTGAATACTTACGGGTTTGGGGGGTTGATATAATGAATAGCTACTCTGCCTTCAATGCTTCCAAGGGCAAATCCAGTTGGTTTGTTCACTTTGTCTTTGAAAATAGCAACACAGCGATGCTGAATTTGAGAAAGATACAAAGGAGTTTTAGACAGAGATATCTTTTCCACAGGGACACAAAACTTCAAAGTCATCAATGTAAGGTAAAGCAAAACCACTAGCAAGGTCAAGAGATAGCTCAAATTCTGTTGAGAATTTGGGCAACAGTTTAAATTTCTAAATCCTTGTGAGGATGAGCAACAGATCACTGGAAAACAAGAGCATTACCACACTAAGATAACTTGGTTTTGAAACATTGCATGTTTTTACAAAAAATGTCAAGTCCACAATGTCAATGATccatataaatacaaatattattaTTTACCTGGTGTTTCAGAGGAGATTCTATTCTTCTAAATTCAGAAGGCTGGTTCTCTAACTGATAAACTATCAAACCCCTTTCTGCAGTGGCCACAGCTGCCATAGGATGAACCTGGACAAGGTTGTACAACAGGTTGGAAGAGAGACATTTGTGTTATTTGCATGGCAGAACACTCTAAAGAACTAAAAGGAATGAGAGGGAGGGAAATAGGAAGCAGATATGTGAATAAATGAACTTTATCTTCAAACACAAGTCAGTTTTTCCCTGTCACTGAGAAATTAAACACACCAAAAATCTTCTACTTCTGTGCTGATTGTTCCAGTGTGAAGTGCAATGGTGGTTTACAAACTTGTCCAGAACTAAGGGTAGGTCAGTCCTCATGCTGATTTCTGTGATGTTAAAAGGACACCAAGTGTGTTTTGTATGATGAAAACCCCTATTTTCTAGGGCCTGATCAAGAAGACCAGATTATGTTCTAGTACTACAATCACACAGCCATCAAACACTAACTGTATTCAAATCCTGTCCTACAGAACCCCCAaaacttcttcctcctcccagtgATCCAGCTGGCACCAGTTTGCCACATATCCTGACTTACCACATCTGCACAGTAacacctttcagggagctgcagagtcATCATAGGAGTCGGTGAACGGGTATCCCAGAACTGATGGgaacagagaaacaaacaaacttaCACCTGGAGCTCAGGATACACCAACAATTaccacagggcagggaatgtAACTGTTTCATTCTTGTTACAGTCAGAACAGTGCAACTCCCTGGGAAGTGAGGCTACTCCATTAATTATTACAgcttaataaaatattttcacctcacgtaaatatttttatacacaaATTACTAGCACACTTTGTGTGCATTTGTTTAGATAAAAATCACACCTTCAAAGTTTTATCCCAGCTTCCTGTCATCACACAGCTGTAATTTGGGGCTTTAATCCAATGGATGGTCTTCACAGGAGCATCATGCTGAAGAAAGAAAGTACAAACACACATGCAAGAAGCAGTCATTAAAGAGAACAACTCTTCTTAAATTACAACTGGTAACTAATTTTAGTCACCATAATTAAGTAGTCTACAAACAGACACCAACTTCTGATTTGAGAATGTAAATCGTAATTCTGTTGTTGTTGCAGTAAAAAGCTGATATTTGTGAAGTCAATTGAATGacttctttaaaatacttttccccTCTAATGCATCAGGGTGACAGTGGGGTCACTGCAGAAGTGGAAAGAGCTTCCTTAAGTAAAACAGAGGAACAGATGCACAGGGTTTTTATATCACTTTGATCACCTGTTCAGGTGCAATTCACTatcacaaaaatataaaaattagaaaggtaacttttaataaaaacagaaaaagaaaaaaaaactatttagTACTTTGGGCTTTACTTACTTGTGCAATCTGAATTGCTTGATTACTGTTGAGATCCCACATTTTAGCAGTTTTATCACATGAAGCAGTAAATACTTTACTCCCATcctaaaaaataagaataaaaccAAGAGATTAGTGAATGGGAAAACCCTCAAGTGTTATTCTCTTCTAGAAACAGTGTAACATCAACGTGACATGTACAGGGAGTGCAAGACAAGAAAcaaattcaaatttatttattattatgtCCTAAAAGAACAAACAGTGCTATTTTTATCTAGCTTTTAACACACTCCTAACTTTTAAGACTCACTTTCAGCCTTCTTACATCCATGTCAGCCCATCCCACTAGGACACACACTCAGCACACACTTACAGCAATTTCAGTCTGTGCAACAACCATGGGCTGCAGCTACCTGTGCCATTCATCTGCCTGCAAACCACACACCAATTTATGTGGACTTCTGgtaaaaaatgtgcatttgtttttaaataacaaCATACATCACTCCAGCAGGCATCGAGTACAGGCCCTGTGTGCATCTGCTGAGCCTTTGGAATTGTCTGTCCGTTATCCTGAACCTCCCAGCAGCGAACCTGCAACAGAAGCAAATGCAGATAAACCCTGTTAACAGGAGCTTGAAAAGACTTGTCCTGGAGACTCCAGCGCTAGTTTATCCAACAAAAAGTATGATTATAGATAC is from Serinus canaria isolate serCan28SL12 chromosome 20, serCan2020, whole genome shotgun sequence and encodes:
- the RAE1 gene encoding mRNA export factor RAE1; the protein is MSLFGSTSGFGTGGTSMFGSTTADNHNPMKDIEVTSPPDDSISCLAFSPPTLPGNFLIAGSWANDVRCWEVQDNGQTIPKAQQMHTGPVLDACWSDDGSKVFTASCDKTAKMWDLNSNQAIQIAQHDAPVKTIHWIKAPNYSCVMTGSWDKTLKFWDTRSPTPMMTLQLPERCYCADVVHPMAAVATAERGLIVYQLENQPSEFRRIESPLKHQHRCVAIFKDKVNKPTGFALGSIEGRVAIHYINPPNPAKDNFTFKCHRSNGTNTSAPQDIYAVNGIAFHPVHGTLATVGSDGRFSFWDKDARTKLKTSEQLDQPISACCFNHNGNIFAYASSYDWSKGHEFYNPQKKNYIFLRNAAEELKPRNKK